One genomic window of Bradyrhizobium sp. B124 includes the following:
- a CDS encoding EamA family transporter produces MTTRTATLVGLTAILMWSLLSVMTVATGAIPAFQLAAMTFAIGAAVAFASFLFRPAAFDALKQSPVAWLVGVGGLFGYHALYFLALRFAPPAEAGLLNYLWPLLIVLFSSLLPGERLAIHHIIGALLGLAGTVLLFAGNTGAFTRAHIPGFAAAFVAAFVWAAYSVMSRRLKAVPTDAVAGFCLATAALAALVHMMVETTVWPATPPQWLAVAALGIGPVGAAFFAWDIGMKRGDIRVLGAASYATPLLSTAFLIAAGFAKPSANIAIAAILIAGGGLIAAKDMVWKH; encoded by the coding sequence ATGACGACCCGAACTGCCACCCTTGTCGGACTGACCGCCATCCTGATGTGGTCGCTGCTGTCGGTCATGACGGTGGCGACCGGGGCGATCCCGGCGTTCCAGCTCGCCGCCATGACGTTTGCGATCGGCGCCGCGGTCGCGTTCGCAAGCTTCCTGTTCCGTCCCGCAGCGTTCGACGCACTGAAGCAGTCGCCGGTTGCCTGGCTCGTCGGTGTCGGCGGGCTGTTCGGCTATCACGCGCTGTATTTCCTCGCGCTACGGTTCGCGCCACCGGCCGAGGCCGGCCTGCTCAACTATCTCTGGCCGCTGTTGATCGTGCTGTTTTCGTCGCTGCTGCCGGGCGAGCGGCTTGCGATCCATCACATCATCGGCGCGCTGCTTGGCCTTGCCGGCACCGTGCTGCTGTTCGCCGGCAACACCGGCGCCTTCACAAGAGCGCATATTCCAGGTTTCGCGGCGGCCTTCGTCGCGGCGTTCGTCTGGGCCGCCTATTCGGTGATGTCGCGCCGGCTCAAGGCAGTGCCGACCGACGCGGTGGCGGGCTTCTGCCTGGCCACGGCCGCGCTCGCCGCGCTGGTGCACATGATGGTGGAAACCACGGTGTGGCCCGCGACACCGCCGCAATGGCTCGCGGTTGCAGCACTCGGCATCGGTCCGGTGGGCGCTGCGTTCTTCGCCTGGGACATCGGCATGAAGCGGGGCGACATCCGCGTGCTCGGCGCCGCATCCTACGCCACGCCGCTGCTCTCGACCGCGTTCCTGATCGCCGCGGGTTTTGCCAAGCCCAGCGCCAACATCGCAATCGCCGCGATCCTGATCGCCGGTGGCGGCCTGATCGCGGCGAAAGACATGGTCTGGAAACACTAG
- a CDS encoding flavin reductase family protein, whose amino-acid sequence MLSTIDITRTAESRSIEPAILYFGTPVVLIGSTNEDGSPNLAPMSSAWWVGWRCMLGLASNSKTTENMIRTGECVLNLPSVDLVDAVNALARTTGSNPVPAGKIKRGYRHERDKFDISGLTRLHGETVAAPRAAECPVQIEAKVAHVHRMAQEDEVWRGNLMAIEVRVTRVHAHPGILMDGQTDRIDPDKWRPLIMSFQQFYGLSPQKLKHSVLGQIPEGAYKPPGWRPAA is encoded by the coding sequence ATGCTCAGCACCATCGATATCACACGCACTGCGGAATCGCGGAGCATTGAGCCGGCCATACTCTACTTCGGGACACCCGTCGTTCTGATTGGTTCGACCAATGAAGATGGCTCGCCCAATCTGGCGCCGATGTCGTCGGCATGGTGGGTTGGCTGGCGATGCATGCTTGGCCTCGCAAGCAATTCCAAGACCACCGAGAACATGATCCGCACCGGCGAATGCGTGCTCAATCTCCCATCGGTCGATCTTGTCGATGCCGTCAATGCTCTGGCGCGCACCACCGGCTCGAACCCAGTGCCGGCAGGAAAGATCAAGCGCGGTTATCGGCACGAACGGGACAAGTTCGACATCAGCGGCTTGACGCGATTGCACGGCGAGACCGTCGCCGCCCCGCGCGCCGCCGAGTGCCCGGTACAGATTGAGGCGAAGGTCGCCCACGTCCACAGAATGGCGCAGGAGGACGAGGTCTGGCGCGGCAATCTCATGGCAATCGAGGTGCGCGTGACCCGCGTGCACGCTCATCCGGGAATTTTGATGGACGGCCAAACCGACCGCATCGATCCCGACAAATGGCGACCGCTGATCATGAGTTTTCAGCAGTTCTATGGCCTGTCGCCCCAGAAGCTGAAGCATTCCGTGCTCGGGCAAATTCCGGAAGGCGCTTACAAGCCGCCTGGCTGGCGGCCAGCCGCCTAG
- a CDS encoding cupin domain-containing protein, which translates to MSQLSAADIIARLALQPHPEGGHYRETFRDERCDASGRAHSTAIYFLLARGERSHWHRIDAVEMWHYYAGAPLTLKIAQDGGLPHAITLGPDVAHGEQPQAIVPAGAWQAAESGGDWTLVGCTVAPGFEFAKFEMAKPDWFPGN; encoded by the coding sequence ATGTCACAGCTCTCGGCTGCCGACATCATCGCGCGGCTCGCGCTGCAGCCGCACCCCGAAGGCGGCCATTATCGCGAGACGTTTCGCGACGAGCGCTGTGATGCCAGTGGACGTGCGCATTCGACCGCGATCTATTTTCTCCTCGCGCGCGGCGAACGCTCGCACTGGCACCGCATCGACGCTGTCGAGATGTGGCACTACTACGCCGGCGCGCCGCTAACGCTGAAGATCGCGCAGGACGGCGGCCTACCGCATGCGATCACGCTCGGGCCTGATGTCGCGCACGGCGAGCAGCCACAGGCGATCGTGCCGGCAGGCGCCTGGCAGGCCGCGGAAAGCGGCGGCGACTGGACGCTGGTCGGCTGCACCGTGGCGCCGGGATTTGAGTTTGCGAAGTTCGAGATGGCAAAGCCCGATTGGTTCCCCGGCAACTGA
- the gloB gene encoding hydroxyacylglutathione hydrolase, translating into MTAEIRTFSCLTDNFGYLIHDPATKATASIDAPEAGPIIKALEHEGWTLTDILITHHHGDHVGGVAELKQKYGCRVVAPHDQSAKIANVDLRAANADVIKVGSLLARVVETPGHTLDHISYVFDGEKAVFAADTLFSIGCGRVFEGTYPMMWDSLLKLRSLPDDFRLYCGHEYTASNVKFALTIEGDNPHLQARAEEVTKLRAENKPTIPVLLGDEKKANVFLRADEPAVAAKLHMKGADPALVFGELRERKNKS; encoded by the coding sequence ATGACCGCCGAAATTCGCACCTTCAGCTGCCTCACCGACAATTTCGGGTACCTGATCCACGATCCCGCCACCAAGGCGACGGCATCGATCGACGCGCCGGAGGCCGGCCCGATCATCAAGGCGCTGGAGCACGAAGGCTGGACGCTGACCGACATCCTGATCACCCATCACCATGGCGACCATGTCGGCGGCGTCGCCGAGCTGAAGCAGAAATATGGATGCCGCGTCGTCGCGCCGCACGACCAGTCGGCCAAGATCGCCAATGTCGATCTGCGCGCCGCCAATGCCGACGTCATCAAGGTCGGCAGCCTGCTCGCGCGCGTGGTCGAGACCCCCGGCCATACGCTCGACCATATCTCCTATGTGTTCGACGGCGAGAAGGCGGTGTTCGCCGCCGACACGCTGTTCTCGATCGGATGCGGCCGGGTGTTCGAAGGCACCTATCCGATGATGTGGGATTCGCTTCTCAAGCTGCGTTCGCTGCCGGACGATTTCCGTCTCTATTGCGGCCATGAATACACCGCCTCCAACGTGAAGTTCGCGCTCACCATCGAGGGCGACAATCCGCATTTGCAGGCCCGCGCCGAGGAAGTGACGAAGCTGCGCGCCGAGAACAAGCCGACGATTCCCGTGCTGCTGGGCGACGAGAAGAAGGCCAACGTGTTCCTGCGGGCCGACGAGCCGGCGGTCGCGGCCAAGCTGCACATGAAGGGCGCCGACCCGGCGCTGGTGTTCGGCGAGCTCCGCGAGCGCAAGAACAAGTCCTGA
- a CDS encoding class I SAM-dependent methyltransferase, with amino-acid sequence MDVIDLRDFYSQRLGIVARQLINRGIRARWPNAEGLRVLGLGYPTPYLGLFRDTCERCIAFMPAAQGVLKWPTGRPALATLIDEFSMPLPDAAVDRVLLVHALEMSDDPERLLREVWRVLSPSGRLIAIIPNRRGVWTRTDATPFGHGRPYSRAQITQLLRQTWFTPASWGEALFMPPVQGSWFLRSAMAWERVGAALSMPFAGVHIVEASKQVYRAIPARRERTQLIPSLRPVLVPSSTATRKSSHAES; translated from the coding sequence ATGGACGTCATCGACCTCCGCGACTTCTATTCGCAGCGCCTCGGCATCGTGGCGCGGCAGCTGATCAACCGTGGCATCCGTGCGCGGTGGCCGAACGCGGAAGGCCTGCGCGTGCTCGGCCTCGGCTATCCGACGCCTTACCTCGGCCTGTTCCGTGATACCTGCGAGCGCTGCATTGCCTTCATGCCGGCGGCCCAGGGCGTGCTGAAATGGCCGACCGGCCGGCCTGCGCTGGCGACCCTGATCGACGAATTCTCGATGCCGCTGCCGGATGCCGCGGTCGACCGCGTGCTGCTGGTGCATGCGCTGGAGATGTCCGACGATCCGGAGCGGCTGCTGCGCGAGGTGTGGCGGGTGCTGTCGCCGTCGGGGCGGCTGATCGCGATCATCCCGAACAGGCGCGGCGTCTGGACCCGCACCGATGCCACGCCGTTCGGCCATGGCCGGCCCTATTCGCGGGCGCAGATCACCCAGCTGTTGCGGCAGACCTGGTTCACGCCGGCGTCATGGGGTGAGGCGCTGTTCATGCCGCCGGTGCAGGGCAGCTGGTTCCTGCGCTCGGCGATGGCGTGGGAGCGGGTCGGCGCGGCGCTGTCGATGCCGTTCGCCGGCGTGCATATCGTGGAAGCGAGCAAGCAGGTCTATCGCGCGATCCCCGCGCGCCGCGAACGGACGCAGCTGATCCCGTCATTGCGTCCGGTGCTGGTGCCGTCCTCGACGGCGACGCGCAAATCCAGTCACGCGGAGTCGTAG
- a CDS encoding DUF4167 domain-containing protein, with translation MRNGQNNKRMRNRNNNNNNNNNNNRRGQNPLTRVYESNGPDIKIRGTASHVAEKYVQLARDARSSGDPVAAENYYQHAEHYYRIIATAQEQFRQNQQPPRPDAEVTQTEDGDDDSDGYSSFGQEPGFVPQQQQPFMRDNGQQPYQQPREHRERDQPPREQQPREHREREHRPQPQYQPLPQNQPQPVLADAGGVDRLPSFITGGAQPQVNGGPYETNNGGAERGERSERFPRRRRRPHGPRPDMAAQPAPSDDFNPGNE, from the coding sequence ATGAGAAACGGTCAGAACAACAAGCGGATGCGCAACCGGAATAACAACAACAATAACAACAACAATAATAACCGGCGCGGCCAGAATCCCCTGACACGGGTGTACGAATCGAACGGACCCGACATCAAGATCCGCGGCACGGCCTCCCACGTGGCCGAGAAATACGTCCAGCTTGCGCGCGATGCACGCTCCTCCGGCGATCCGGTGGCAGCTGAGAACTACTACCAGCACGCCGAGCACTACTACCGGATCATCGCGACCGCGCAGGAGCAGTTCCGGCAGAATCAGCAGCCGCCGCGCCCCGACGCCGAGGTGACGCAGACCGAAGACGGCGACGACGACAGCGACGGCTATTCGAGCTTCGGCCAGGAGCCGGGCTTCGTGCCGCAGCAGCAACAGCCATTCATGCGCGACAACGGCCAGCAGCCCTACCAGCAGCCGCGGGAGCATCGCGAGCGTGACCAGCCACCGCGCGAGCAGCAGCCGCGTGAGCACCGCGAACGCGAGCATCGTCCGCAGCCGCAGTATCAACCGCTACCGCAGAACCAGCCGCAGCCGGTGCTGGCCGATGCCGGCGGCGTCGATCGCCTGCCCTCGTTCATCACCGGCGGCGCGCAGCCGCAGGTCAACGGTGGCCCCTATGAAACCAACAATGGCGGCGCAGAACGCGGCGAACGGAGCGAGCGCTTTCCGCGCCGGCGCCGCCGTCCGCACGGCCCGCGCCCCGACATGGCGGCGCAGCCGGCGCCGAGCGACGACTTCAATCCGGGCAACGAGTAA
- the prmC gene encoding peptide chain release factor N(5)-glutamine methyltransferase has translation MAPVVNATVETARRALAVQLQSAGNDSAELDARLLVGAALGLDLTGMVTAAKRTLTQDEADRLEDLARRRLAGEPVARILGIKEFWGLPLHLTAATLVPRPDTETVVERALELLCADGAAERALRIADLGTGSGAILLALLSELPNAHGFGTDISAEALQTASRNAAELGLSQRATWIACDYGSALTGAFDLIVSNPPYIPSADIAGLDIEVRAHDPRAALDGGADGLDAYRALISQSAGLMTSGGFLVVEVGQGQSGDVEALMTASGLSPTGPPKADLGGVPRAVSARRLPR, from the coding sequence ATGGCGCCTGTGGTCAACGCAACAGTCGAGACGGCCCGCCGCGCACTTGCCGTGCAGTTGCAATCGGCCGGCAACGACTCCGCCGAACTCGATGCACGGCTGCTGGTCGGCGCGGCGCTTGGCCTCGATCTGACCGGCATGGTCACGGCAGCGAAACGTACGCTGACCCAAGACGAAGCGGATCGCCTCGAAGACCTGGCGCGGCGCCGCCTCGCCGGCGAACCGGTCGCGCGCATTCTCGGCATCAAGGAATTTTGGGGACTGCCGCTGCATCTGACCGCCGCGACGCTGGTGCCGCGTCCCGACACCGAGACCGTGGTCGAGCGCGCGCTCGAGCTGCTGTGCGCCGACGGCGCGGCCGAGCGCGCGCTGCGGATCGCCGATCTCGGCACCGGTTCGGGCGCGATCCTGCTGGCGCTGCTCTCGGAACTGCCGAACGCGCATGGCTTCGGCACCGACATCTCGGCGGAGGCGCTGCAGACGGCGAGCCGGAACGCGGCCGAGCTCGGACTTAGCCAGCGCGCGACATGGATCGCGTGCGACTACGGCAGCGCGCTGACCGGCGCGTTCGACCTGATCGTGTCCAATCCGCCCTACATCCCCTCGGCCGACATCGCCGGTCTCGACATCGAGGTCCGCGCGCACGACCCGCGCGCGGCGCTCGACGGCGGGGCCGACGGGCTCGACGCCTACCGCGCGCTGATTTCGCAATCTGCGGGTCTTATGACCTCGGGTGGATTTCTGGTTGTGGAAGTCGGACAGGGCCAGAGCGGCGACGTTGAAGCGCTGATGACGGCTTCCGGGTTATCCCCAACGGGGCCGCCCAAGGCCGATCTCGGGGGCGTTCCAAGGGCCGTTTCAGCCCGCCGGCTGCCCCGATAA
- the prfA gene encoding peptide chain release factor 1 yields MLPEAKLDVLLAHHASLEAELLGQVNSERYVQITRELAELNPLIDAVKVYRSARSELADAEAMLADAGTDPEMRSMAEAEMETLQARIGELEQEIRIALLPKDAMDDRNVVLEIRAGTGGDEASLFAGDLFRMYERFAALQGWKVEVISASEGTVGGYKEIIAEVQGRGAFAKLKFESGVHRVQRVPDTETQGRIHTSAATVAVLPEVEDVDVDIKDTDLRIETMRAGGAGGQHVNKTESAIRITHLPTGIVVMMQDSRSQHKNRASAMNILRSRIYDAERQRVDAARSADRKEKVGSGDRSERIRTYNFPQGRVTDHRINLTLYKLPQVIAGEALGELIDALTTEHQAAQLAAQGAAA; encoded by the coding sequence ATGCTACCCGAAGCCAAACTCGACGTCCTGCTCGCCCATCACGCCTCGCTGGAGGCCGAGCTGCTCGGCCAGGTCAACTCCGAGCGCTATGTGCAGATCACCCGCGAGCTCGCCGAGCTCAATCCGCTGATCGATGCGGTGAAGGTCTATCGCTCCGCCCGGTCGGAACTCGCTGACGCCGAGGCGATGCTGGCGGATGCGGGGACCGATCCCGAGATGCGCAGCATGGCGGAAGCGGAGATGGAAACGCTGCAGGCGCGCATCGGCGAGCTCGAACAGGAGATCCGGATCGCGCTATTGCCGAAGGACGCGATGGACGACCGCAACGTGGTGCTGGAAATCCGCGCCGGCACCGGCGGCGACGAGGCCTCGCTGTTCGCCGGCGACCTGTTCCGGATGTATGAGCGCTTCGCGGCCTTGCAGGGCTGGAAGGTCGAGGTGATCTCGGCGAGCGAAGGCACCGTCGGCGGCTACAAGGAAATCATCGCCGAGGTGCAGGGCCGTGGCGCCTTCGCCAAGCTGAAATTCGAGTCCGGCGTGCACCGCGTGCAGCGCGTGCCCGACACCGAGACGCAAGGCCGCATCCACACCTCGGCCGCCACGGTCGCCGTGCTGCCCGAGGTCGAGGACGTCGACGTCGACATCAAGGACACCGACTTAAGGATCGAGACCATGCGCGCCGGCGGCGCCGGCGGCCAGCACGTCAACAAGACCGAATCCGCGATCCGCATCACCCATCTGCCGACCGGCATCGTGGTGATGATGCAAGACAGCCGCTCGCAGCACAAAAACCGCGCGTCGGCGATGAACATCCTGCGCTCGCGCATCTATGACGCCGAGCGCCAGCGCGTCGACGCCGCGCGCTCCGCCGACCGCAAGGAGAAGGTCGGCTCCGGCGACCGCTCGGAGCGGATCCGCACCTATAATTTCCCGCAAGGGAGAGTCACCGACCATCGCATCAACCTGACGCTCTACAAGCTGCCGCAGGTGATCGCGGGCGAGGCGCTCGGCGAACTGATCGATGCGCTGACCACCGAGCACCAGGCCGCGCAGCTCGCGGCACAGGGCGCGGCGGCGTGA
- the ptsP gene encoding phosphoenolpyruvate--protein phosphotransferase has translation MRSASGGPRVLLRRLRETMAEQVSAQERLDKIVVLIAANMVAEVCSCYVLRIDNTLELYATEGLNRDAVHRTVLSAHEGLVGLVASEATPLNLSDAQSHPAFAYRPETGEEIYHSFLGVPILRAGNTLGVLVVQNRAKRTYVEEEVEALQTTAMVLAEMIASGELAALAQPGAEPAARHSLHKTGAVLSDGIALGHVVLHEPRVVITNYIAEDLPKEIKRLDTALANLRADLDRMLERGDVAEGGEHREVLEAYRMFANDQGWSHKLHEAVATGLTAEAAVERVQSDTRARMLRSTDPYLRDRLHDLEDLGHRLMRQLVGQDHAPTREQLPDNAILIARAMGPAALLDYDRKRLRGLVLEEGTANSHVSIVARALGIPAVGEVPNAPGIADPGDAIIVDGISGEIYVRPSAEIESAYAERVRFRARRQAQYSALRDKPCVTKDGQPIELLINAGLTIDLPHIEDTGSAGIGLFRTELQFMVSPSLPRSSDQLALYRTVLDAAGAKPVTFRTLDIGGDKALPYMETVVEENPALGWRAIRLGLDRPGLLRGQIRALLRAGGGRALKIMFPMISDIAEFDQAKAIVERELTYLRQHGHSLPERIDIGTMVEVPALLYQLDELLKKVDFVSVGSNDLFQFLFAVDRGNAKVSERFDTLSAPILRALRDIVRKAKIAKKAASLCGEMASKPIGALALIALGYRSLSLSATAHGPVKALILDLDAKKAEAMINPLVDAPVGSVSIREALTKFAETEGLAL, from the coding sequence ATGCGGAGCGCGTCGGGAGGCCCCCGCGTCCTGTTGAGACGGCTCCGCGAAACCATGGCGGAGCAAGTCTCCGCCCAGGAACGCCTCGACAAGATCGTGGTGCTGATCGCGGCCAACATGGTGGCCGAGGTCTGCTCCTGCTACGTGCTGCGCATCGACAACACACTCGAGCTCTACGCCACCGAGGGTCTGAACCGCGACGCCGTGCATCGCACCGTGCTGAGCGCGCATGAGGGCCTGGTCGGCCTCGTTGCCAGCGAGGCGACGCCGCTCAATCTCTCCGACGCGCAAAGCCACCCCGCCTTCGCCTACCGCCCGGAGACCGGCGAAGAGATCTACCACTCGTTCCTCGGCGTGCCGATCCTGCGCGCCGGCAACACGCTCGGCGTGCTTGTGGTGCAGAACCGCGCCAAGCGCACCTATGTCGAGGAAGAGGTCGAGGCGCTGCAGACCACCGCCATGGTGCTGGCGGAGATGATCGCCTCCGGCGAGCTTGCCGCGCTGGCCCAGCCCGGCGCCGAGCCCGCCGCGCGGCACTCGCTGCACAAGACCGGCGCGGTGCTCTCCGACGGCATCGCGCTCGGCCATGTCGTGCTGCACGAGCCGCGCGTCGTCATCACCAACTATATCGCCGAGGACCTGCCGAAGGAGATCAAGCGGCTCGACACTGCGCTCGCCAATCTGCGCGCCGATCTCGACCGCATGCTGGAGCGTGGCGACGTTGCCGAAGGCGGCGAGCACCGCGAGGTGCTGGAAGCCTACCGCATGTTCGCCAACGACCAGGGCTGGTCGCACAAGCTGCATGAGGCGGTCGCCACCGGCCTCACCGCGGAAGCCGCCGTCGAGCGCGTGCAGTCCGACACCCGCGCGCGCATGCTGCGCTCGACCGATCCCTATCTGCGCGACCGCCTGCACGATCTCGAGGATCTCGGCCATCGCCTGATGCGCCAACTGGTCGGCCAGGACCATGCGCCGACGCGCGAGCAGCTGCCCGACAACGCCATCCTGATCGCCCGCGCGATGGGCCCCGCGGCGCTGCTCGACTATGACCGCAAGCGGCTGCGCGGCCTGGTGCTGGAGGAAGGCACCGCGAATTCCCACGTCTCGATCGTGGCGCGCGCGCTCGGCATTCCCGCGGTCGGCGAGGTGCCGAACGCGCCCGGCATTGCCGATCCGGGCGATGCCATCATCGTCGACGGCATTTCCGGCGAGATCTATGTCCGCCCGTCCGCCGAGATCGAATCCGCCTACGCCGAGCGCGTCCGGTTCCGGGCGCGGCGGCAGGCGCAATATTCGGCTCTGCGCGACAAGCCTTGCGTGACCAAGGACGGCCAGCCGATCGAGCTCCTGATCAATGCCGGCCTGACCATCGACCTGCCGCATATCGAGGACACCGGCAGCGCCGGCATCGGCCTGTTCCGCACCGAATTGCAGTTCATGGTGAGCCCGAGCCTGCCGCGTTCGAGCGACCAGCTGGCGCTGTACCGCACCGTGCTCGACGCCGCAGGCGCCAAGCCCGTCACCTTCCGCACGCTCGACATCGGCGGCGACAAGGCGCTGCCCTATATGGAGACCGTGGTCGAGGAAAATCCGGCGCTCGGCTGGCGCGCGATCCGGCTCGGCCTCGACCGCCCCGGCCTGCTACGCGGCCAGATCCGCGCGCTGCTGCGCGCCGGCGGCGGCCGTGCGCTGAAGATCATGTTCCCGATGATCTCCGACATCGCCGAGTTCGACCAGGCCAAGGCGATCGTCGAGCGCGAGCTGACCTATCTGCGCCAGCACGGCCATTCGCTGCCCGAGCGGATCGATATCGGCACCATGGTCGAGGTGCCGGCCCTGCTCTACCAGCTCGACGAGCTGCTGAAGAAGGTCGACTTCGTGTCGGTCGGCTCCAACGACCTGTTCCAGTTCCTGTTCGCGGTCGATCGCGGCAATGCCAAGGTCTCGGAACGCTTCGACACCCTGTCGGCGCCGATCCTGCGCGCGCTGCGCGACATCGTGCGCAAGGCCAAGATCGCGAAGAAGGCCGCGTCGCTGTGCGGCGAGATGGCGTCGAAGCCGATCGGCGCGCTGGCGCTGATCGCGCTCGGCTACCGTTCGCTTTCATTGTCAGCAACTGCGCATGGCCCGGTCAAGGCGCTGATCCTCGACCTCGACGCCAAGAAGGCTGAAGCGATGATCAATCCGCTGGTGGACGCGCCGGTTGGCAGCGTGTCGATCCGCGAGGCGCTGACGAAGTTTGCGGAAACCGAGGGGCTGGCCTTGTAG
- a CDS encoding aspartate kinase produces MGRLVMKFGGTSVANIDRIRNVAQHVKREVDAGHEVAVVVSAMSGKTNELVAWCTEASPMHDAREYDAVVASGEQVTSGLLAIVLQGIGIQARSWQGWQIPIKTSEAHASARILDIDGSEIITRFKERKEVAVIAGFQGINPDTGRITTLGRGGSDTSAVAIAAALRADRCDIYTDVDGVYTTDPRVVPKARRLDKIAFEDMLELASQGAKVLQVRSVELGMVHNMPIFVRSSFDKPEDIDPHANQPPGTLICSEEEIMEMHVVTGIAFSKDEAQISVRQIEDKPGVAAAIFGPLADANINVDMIVQNVSEDGKTTDLTFTVPATDYNRARDTITSAKAKIGYIRLDTATDVAKVSVIGSGMRSHAGVAAKAFKALADRNINIRAITTSEIKFSVLIDAAYTELAVRTLHTLYGLDQA; encoded by the coding sequence ATGGGCCGCCTCGTGATGAAATTCGGCGGTACGTCCGTCGCCAATATCGATCGTATCCGCAACGTCGCCCAGCACGTGAAGCGCGAGGTCGACGCCGGCCACGAGGTCGCCGTCGTCGTCTCCGCGATGTCCGGCAAGACCAACGAACTGGTGGCCTGGTGCACCGAGGCCTCGCCGATGCACGACGCGCGCGAATATGACGCGGTGGTCGCCTCCGGCGAACAGGTCACCTCGGGCCTGCTCGCGATCGTGCTGCAGGGCATCGGCATCCAGGCGCGCTCCTGGCAGGGCTGGCAGATTCCAATCAAGACCTCGGAGGCGCATGCCTCGGCGCGCATCCTCGATATCGACGGCAGCGAGATCATCACCCGCTTCAAGGAGCGCAAGGAAGTCGCCGTGATCGCCGGCTTCCAGGGCATCAATCCCGATACCGGCCGCATCACCACGCTCGGCCGCGGCGGTTCGGATACTTCGGCGGTGGCGATCGCGGCCGCGCTGCGCGCCGACCGCTGCGACATCTACACCGATGTCGACGGCGTCTACACCACCGACCCGCGCGTGGTGCCGAAGGCGCGCAGGCTCGACAAGATCGCGTTCGAGGACATGCTGGAGCTGGCCTCGCAGGGCGCCAAGGTGCTGCAGGTTCGCTCGGTGGAACTCGGCATGGTGCACAACATGCCGATCTTCGTGCGCTCCAGCTTCGACAAGCCAGAGGATATCGACCCGCACGCCAACCAGCCGCCGGGCACGCTGATCTGCAGCGAGGAGGAAATCATGGAAATGCACGTCGTCACCGGCATCGCCTTCTCCAAGGACGAAGCCCAGATTTCTGTGCGCCAGATCGAGGACAAGCCCGGCGTCGCCGCGGCGATCTTCGGGCCGCTCGCGGATGCCAACATCAACGTCGACATGATCGTGCAGAACGTGTCGGAGGACGGCAAGACCACCGACCTCACCTTCACCGTGCCGGCCACCGACTACAACCGCGCCAGGGACACCATTACCTCCGCCAAGGCCAAGATCGGCTATATCAGGCTCGACACCGCGACCGACGTCGCCAAGGTCTCGGTGATCGGCAGCGGCATGCGCAGCCATGCCGGTGTCGCCGCCAAGGCGTTCAAGGCGCTGGCCGACCGCAACATCAACATCCGCGCCATCACCACCTCCGAGATCAAGTTCTCGGTCCTGATCGACGCCGCCTACACCGAACTCGCGGTCCGCACGCTGCACACGCTGTACGGGCTGGACCAGGCGTAG
- a CDS encoding PH domain-containing protein yields the protein MGRYIDEILQPGEKVLYSTNAHWMFYLPAISAWVVVLALLILSRMTTVDALVLACLAAAAVVAVAALYWTGAAWFHRWTTETDVTNFRVVHKSGFIKRRTFEMSLDKVESVDVNQSIMGRLLNYGDVTIRGVGEGIETIKTIASPLSFRNSITAR from the coding sequence ATGGGACGCTATATCGACGAAATCCTGCAGCCCGGCGAGAAGGTGCTGTATTCCACCAATGCGCACTGGATGTTCTATCTGCCGGCGATCTCGGCCTGGGTCGTGGTGCTGGCGCTGCTGATCCTGTCCCGGATGACGACGGTCGACGCCCTGGTGCTGGCCTGCCTGGCGGCCGCCGCCGTGGTCGCGGTCGCGGCGCTGTACTGGACCGGCGCGGCCTGGTTCCATCGCTGGACCACGGAAACCGACGTCACCAATTTCCGCGTGGTGCACAAGAGCGGCTTCATCAAGCGGCGCACCTTCGAGATGAGCCTCGACAAGGTCGAGAGCGTCGACGTCAACCAGAGCATCATGGGGCGCCTGCTCAATTATGGCGACGTCACCATCCGCGGCGTCGGCGAGGGCATCGAGACCATCAAGACCATCGCCTCGCCGCTGTCGTTCCGCAATTCGATCACCGCGCGATAG